The proteins below come from a single Aptenodytes patagonicus chromosome 2, bAptPat1.pri.cur, whole genome shotgun sequence genomic window:
- the SOCS6 gene encoding suppressor of cytokine signaling 6, with product MKKISLKTIRKSFNLNKSKDESDFVVVQQPSLSEFGKDDSLFGSCYGKDLASCEVNSEDEKGGKNRSKSESLMGTLKRRLSAKQKQKGKGSTPSVSSADDDTFSSSSAPITFKDVRAQRPLRSTSLRNHHYSPTPWPLRPTNSEETCIKMEVKVKALVHSSNPSPALNGVRKDFHDLQSDNVFQEQNNALKNTESQNGDLHLHIDEHVPVVIGLMPQDYIQYTVPLDEGMYPLEGSRSYCLDSSSPMEVSTVSSQVGGNAFHEEESQVDQDVVVAPDIFVDQTVNGLLIGTTGVMLQSPRVNHSDVPPLSPLLPPMQNNQIQRNFSGLNGTDAHVAESMRCHLNFDPNTAPGVGRVYDSVQNSGPMVVTSLTEELKKLAKQGWYWGPITRWEAEGKLANVPDGSFLVRDSSDDRYLLSLSFRSHGKTLHTRIEHSNGRFSFYEQPDVEGHTSIVDLIEHSIRDSENGAFCYSRSRLPGSATYPVRLTNPVSRFMQVRSLQYLCRFVIRQYTRIDLIQKLPLPNKMKDYLQEKHY from the coding sequence ATGAAGAAAATTAGTCTCAAAACAATTCGCAAGTCCTTTAACTTAAATAAAAGTAAAGATGAAAGCGACTTTGTAGTGGTTCAGCAGCCATCGTTAAGTGAATTTGGAAAAGATGACTCCTTGTTTGGCAGCTGCTATGGTAAAGATTTGGCTAGCTGTGAAGTCAATAGTGAAGATgaaaaaggaggcaaaaataGATCAAAAAGTGAAAGCTTAATGGGTACGTTAAAAAGGAGGCTTTcggcaaaacaaaaacagaaaggcaaaggcAGCACACCATCTGTAAGCTCTGCAGATGATGacaccttttcttcttcatctgctcCAATAACCTTCAAAGATGTGCGAGCTCAAAGACCTCTGAGATCCACTTCCCTCCGTAATCACCATTACAGTCCAACTCCGTGGCCCCTTCGACCTACAAATTCAGAAGAGACTTGCATCAAAATGGAAGTGAAAGTCAAGGCCTTGGTCCATTCCTCTAATCCAAGCCCAGCACTGAATGGCGTTCGAAAGGACTTCCATGACTTGCAGTCAGACAACGTGTTCCAGGAACAAaacaatgcattaaaaaatacagaatctCAGAACGGGGACTTGCATCTTCATATTGATGAACATGTGCCTGTAGTTATTGGATTAATGCCTCAGGACTACATTCAGTATACTGTGCCTTTAGATGAGGGAATGTATCCTTTGGAAGGATCACGTAGTTACTGTCTGGATAGTTCCTCACCCATGGAAGTTTCAACTGTTTCTTCTCAAGTGGGGGGAAATGCTTTCCATGAAGAAGAGAGCCAAGTGGATCAGGATGTAGTCGTTGCACCAGATATCTTTGTGGACCAGACGGTGAATGGTTTGTTGATTGGTACCACAGGAGTCATGTTGCAAAGCCCAAGAGTTAATCACAGCGATGTCCCTCCACTCTCACCTTTGCTACCTCCAATGCAGAATAATCAAATCCAAAGGAACTTCAGTGGATTGAATGGCACAGATGCCCACGTGGCTGAAAGTATGCGCTGCCATTTGAATTTTGATCCTAACACTGCCCCTGGAGTTGGAAGAGTTTATGATTCTGTACAGAACAGTGGTCCTATGGTTGTGACAAGTCtcacagaagaactgaaaaagcTTGCGAAACAAGGGTGGTACTGGGGCCCCATTACACGttgggaggcagaggggaaatTAGCTAATGTGCCTGATGGCTCGTTTCTTGTTCGAGATAGTTCTGATGATCGTTATCTTTTAAGTTTGAGTTTTCGTTCCCATGGAAAAACTCTTCACACTAGAATTGAACACTCAAATGGTAGGTTTAGCTTTTATGAACAACCAGATGTGGAGGGACATACATCTATAGTTGACTTAATTGAACATTCAATCAGGGACTCTGAAAATGGAGCTTTCTGCTATTCGAGatcccgactgcctggatctgcaACTTACCCAGTGAGACTGACAAATCCAGTATCTCGGTTTATGCAGGTGCGTTCTTTACAATATCTGTGTCGTTTTGTAATACGTCAGTACACCAGAATAGACCTGATTCAGAAACTGCCTTTGCCAAACAAAATGAAGGATTACTTACAGGAAAAGCACTACTGA